The genomic region GTCCCGGGCATGGTGCGCGCCCCGACCGCCTCGCAGCGGGCGGTTTCCATCGCATCATAGATTTCGCGCGCCAAAGGGCCGGTGGGCGCGTAGCGGGCGGATACGCCATCGTCATGATAGCGGCGGCGAAGCGCAAAGGCATCCGCCGTGCCGCGCGCCAGCAGCACCTCGTCCCGCGTCATGCGGCGCGACACCTGCGGCAGGCGCACGCCTTCCTTGTTCATGCCGGAGGGGTCGACCGAATAGGTCACTGTCATCTCGGGATCATCCGCCATCGTGCGCGTGGCCTCGGCCAGGGCTTTCTTGAACGGATCGGCGGGGTTGTCGCTGGGCTTGCTCATGCCGTCAGATAAAGCACCCTGACCGGGCGCGGGCAAGCCCGCGCCGTGGCCGGGGGCAGGAAAAACCTACTGTCTGGGCCAACCGGGGCAGGGTAAGCGACAGGCTACCACTTATGGAGAGCCCGATGCGCGCCAGTGTTCTTGTCCTCGCCTCTGCCCTGCCGCTTCACGCTCAGGCTGTCGATCCGCTGCCCAACTTCGATCTGGACGCCTCCATCACTTGCCTCGCCTACGCCGTGAACGAGATCGAGCGCACTCCAGAAAACGCCACCAGCCGCGCCGAATGGATGGTGTTCTTCTCGCGCCTGATCGCGGCCAAATCCGGCCCACAGGACCATGCCGCGTTCGAGGCCCGCTTTGCCGAGGAGTTGGAAGCCCTTCGCAACCCGATGTTCGACGTGAACCAGCCGGCAACACCCGAGGAGGCGGACGAAATCCTGACGGGCACCGGCAAGATGTGCTGGTTTCAGGCGCTTGCCGCCGAGGGCGGGCCTTACGAGGACCAATAGCGCACCTTTCCCGGTGCGCCTCTGCACAGACCCAGCGCGAGGGTGCGGAATTGGCAGAAGGACATTTGGCCGCAAATAAGGGAGTAGTGAACAACACCCCCAGTGAAGGAATTCTTCCATGGCCAGCAAACCCAAAATCGCCCTGATCATCGGCTCGACCCGCCAGCACCGTTTTGCCGACATCCCGGCGCAATGGATGTTGGCCCAGGCGCAAGCCCGTGGTGACATGGATGTCGAGATCGTCGATCTGCGTGACTTCAACCTGCCGATGTTTGATGAGCCCGCCTCGGACGCCTACATGCCGTCGTCCAACGCTGCCGCGGTTGCATGGCAGAAGAAGATCGCGGGCTATGACGGCTACATCTTCGTCGTCGCCGAGTACAACCACTCGGTCACCGGCCCGCTGAAGAACGCCGTCGACCAAGCCTATACCGCCTGGGCGAAAAAGCCGATGGCAGCGATTGCCTATGGCTCGATGGGCGGCGCCCGCGCGCTGGAGCATCTCCGCGGCATCGCGGTCGAGCTGCAGATGGTCCCGACCCGCAACGCCGTCCATATCGGCGGCGGCGACTTCTGGAAAGTGCACCCCGGCATGGGCGGCTCGGGCAACCTCGCCGACATCGAAGGCGCATTGCTGCCCTCGGCCAAGGCCACGCTAGACGACCTCGCCTGGTGGGCTGGCGCCACGATGGCCGCCCGCTCGGCCTGAGGCCTTTCCTTACGATTGACCAATCAGGTCGGCGCAGGCTTGCAAAAGCTGCGCCGACCGTTTCGCCGCCACCGCGTCCTGCGCGAAATAGGCCCGCGACAGCAGCGCCCCCTGCGCCGCCTTCGCCTCGACCCGCCACCCCATCGCGGTCTTGGCCATGTCCCCCGGCATCACCGCCGCGACCAGCTCCAGCATCGCATCCCGCCGATCCGCCGCCTGCTCTGACGCAGGCCCGTCGACCAGCCACTGATGCTCGACCAAGGCCGAATACCGCCCCGCGCAGACCGAAAAGTCGCGCAGCAACACATCGGCCACCCCAGGCCCGCCGGACAGCAGCCCCAAGGCAAGTGCAGTCAGAAAAGTTTCCAAACCGCGCGCCATTTCAGCATTGCACGCGCAAATCTGCACTTTTTCAAGGCAGCATTGAAACGCCGTGCCCAAATGAAAAAGGCCGCCCCACTGGGCGGCCCGTTCAGAGCGCGGTCTGCACCTTTACTTCATCGCCATGCTGGCAGCGCTTTCCGGCAGTTCCTCGGCAAAGCAGCGCTGGTAGAATTCGGCCACCGTCTGCCGCTCCAACTCATCGCATTTGTTCAGGAACGTCAGGCGGAACGCATAGCCCACATTACGGAAGATCTCGGCGTTCTGCGCCCAGTTCAGCACCGTCCGAGGGCTCATCACCGTCGACAGATCGCCGTTCATGAACGCCGTCCGCGTCAGGTCCGCAACGGTCACCATCTGGCCAATCGTCTTGCGGCCCTTCTCGGTGTTGTAATGCGGGCTCTTGGCCAGCACGATCGCCGCCTCGGCATCGTGGGACAGGTAGTTCAGTGTCGCCACCAGGGACCAGCGGTCCATCTGCGCCTGGTTGATCTGCTGCGTCCCGTGATAAAGCCCCGTCGTATCGCCCAGACCCACAGTGTTCGACGTGGCGAACAGCCGGAAATACGGGTTCGGTGTGATGATCTCATTCTGGTCCAGCAGGGTCAGCTTGCCGTCATGCTCCAGCACCCGCTGGATCACGAACATCACATCCGCCCGGCCTGCATCATATTCGTCAAAGACAATCGCCACCGCATTGCGCAGCGCCCAGGGCAGGATGCCCTCATGGAACTCCGTCACCTGCTTGCCGTCGCGCAGCTTGATCGCATCCTTGCCGATCAGGTCGATCCGGGAGATGTGCGAATCAAGGTTCACCCGCACGCAAGGCCAGTTCAGCCGCGCCGCCACCTGCTCGATATGGGTGGATTTCCCCGTGCCGTGATAACCCTGAATCATCACCCGCCGGTTATAGGCAAACCCGGCAAGGATCGCCAAGGTCGTGTCCGGGTCGAACTTGTAGGTCGGGTCCACATCCGGCACCCGGTCCGTCCGCTCGGCAAAGCCCTTCACACGCATGTCGGTATCAATGCCGAACACATCGCGGACCGAGATTTCCTCGGTCGGTTTCATCGCCTGATCCAGCATCACGTCGTCCAATCCATCGCTCCCGCGCCCGCTGCGCGGCCTGCCGCTTGTTTGGAACATATCTCGGGGGGGTTCAAGGGGAAGGGTCCGCGTTGCAACGCTTCCCAATCGCGTGACTGCGCAACTTCCCGCTAAGGGGATGCGTAGCTTCCAGCGTATCCTTAAGCCGACCCAGCTGGAGACGACCCATGCACCGCCGCCTGTTCCTTCTGTCCACCGCCGCGATCTTCGCCGCCCCCGCCATCGCCGCCGAAAGCTTCGAGGTCACCCTGACCGAGGCGGAATGGCGCGCACGCCTTGACGATCTCGCCTACCGGGTCCTGCGCGAAGAGGAGACCGAACGCCCCGGCACCAGCCGCCTGAACGATGAAAAGCGCGCAGGCACCTACCATTGCGCCGGCTGCGATTTGCCCGCCTTCGCCTCGGACACCAAGTATGACAGCGGCACCGGCTGGCCATCCTTCTGGGAACCCCTGCCAAACGCCATCGGCACCCGTGAAGACGGCGGCCTGTTCGGCGCCCGGACCGAGGTGCACTGCCGCCGCTGTGGTGGCCATTTCGGCCATGTGTTCAATGACGGGCCAAAGCCAACCGGTCTGCGCTACTGCATGAACGGGGCGGCGCTGGTGTTCAAACCGGCTTGACGGCACGGCCAGAAGCTCACCAACGCCGCTTGACGCAAGGACGCCTGCTCCGCAAGAGTGCAGCGGTCTGACCAGTCCTGGGGTATTCTTGCGGTGACGCTGATCTGGATGACCGACGTTCACAGGCGCATCCGAACTTCGCGCCCGCTGGCCCTGATGTCGCCCGGCCCGAATAGACCCATGCCGCCGAAAGAGGCGGTCGCGCTGATGGATCGGGTCAATTACTACCAACCGATCGAGGATGCCGAAATTCCCCGCCGCTTTTACCGGACGGTGAAGCTGAACGGTGTTGGTGACCGCGCATCCTGGTCGGCCTTTCCGGCGCTCACCAACTGCGGCTTCGCTTTGGTGAATGCGCGTGCGCGGTCCTGTCTTGATCGCCTTGCCTTGGGCACCAACAGCATCCTGCCGATCGAGATCTATGACAATGACGGGTCGACGTTCCTGCGCGATGACATTTCGATCCTTCTTTGCCGCGAACGCAAGCGCAGCATCGACCTTGATCGCAGCACGGCCTTCCGGAAGGCCTTTCCAAGCAGTCGCTTCCACACGCTTGATGTCCTGCGGGAAGAGCAGAACTCAGGGACAGTCCAGCTTCTGCCCGAGGCACTGATCGGGCCGGATCTCTGGATCGACCCGTTGGTCGGAGAGCGCCTGTTTTTTTCGGAAGCGGCTGCGCAGTCTTTCAGGGCTGCCGGGATTTTCAAGGACTTCAAAGCCAAGGCAATCTTCGCTGATCAGTGCAACAGCGGCCCTTGGGACTGAGGGATCAGGCCGCTCTGAGGTGGCCCGACGCGTCTACTCTCGGAAATACCTGCTGTCCTTCAGCTGGTCCCAGGCCCAGACGACCTCTTGCAGCCGCTCCTCGTCGGACCGGTCGCCGCCGTTCATGTCGGGATGCAGGTCCTTGACCAGAATCTTGTACTGCTTGCGAATCTCGGTCTTGGTCCAGGTGTCGCGGGCGTCCAAAATCTCGATCGCCTTGCGCTCGGTCGGCGGCAGCTTGCGCGTGGCCGTCGTGGCAAAGGCTGACCGTCCGGGGTTCTGCGTGGCCTTTTCGCCAAGCAGCGCCATCGGATCGTTCACCCCCAACCGCGCCCAGGCATTGCCATCGCCGATGCGGCTGAAGGGCTTGGTCTCGCGCTCCCAGACCCGGTCCTTGTCCAGAAACTTCTGGAATTCCTCATCGGTCGTGCCCTGAAAGAAGTTCCATTTCAGATTGTACTCGCGGATGTGGTCCTTGCAGAACCAGAAGAACTCATCCAGCAGGTCGGGCGATTTCGGCGCGCGATAGGCACCCTTCTCCTGACAGCCAGGATAGTCACACCCCTTGTCCGACGTCTCAAAGGCCCCGGACATGCCACGGCGCCCGGTTTTCTTGCGTTTCTTGTCGGCTGAGACGCGCAGATCGAACTCAAAGGGCGGGCGGTTGGTCATGAACGGGCCTTTCCGACTCGGGGCCATGAGCATAAGGCTTTCTGCGGCGGGTTGAAGGGGGTTGGACTGAAATGGCTGTGAAGGATGACATCGAAACCCGGTTGCAGGCGGCCTTTCAGCCGACAACGCTGGAAATACACAACGA from Tabrizicola piscis harbors:
- the cobS gene encoding cobaltochelatase subunit CobS — encoded protein: MLDQAMKPTEEISVRDVFGIDTDMRVKGFAERTDRVPDVDPTYKFDPDTTLAILAGFAYNRRVMIQGYHGTGKSTHIEQVAARLNWPCVRVNLDSHISRIDLIGKDAIKLRDGKQVTEFHEGILPWALRNAVAIVFDEYDAGRADVMFVIQRVLEHDGKLTLLDQNEIITPNPYFRLFATSNTVGLGDTTGLYHGTQQINQAQMDRWSLVATLNYLSHDAEAAIVLAKSPHYNTEKGRKTIGQMVTVADLTRTAFMNGDLSTVMSPRTVLNWAQNAEIFRNVGYAFRLTFLNKCDELERQTVAEFYQRCFAEELPESAASMAMK
- the msrB gene encoding peptide-methionine (R)-S-oxide reductase MsrB, with product MHRRLFLLSTAAIFAAPAIAAESFEVTLTEAEWRARLDDLAYRVLREEETERPGTSRLNDEKRAGTYHCAGCDLPAFASDTKYDSGTGWPSFWEPLPNAIGTREDGGLFGARTEVHCRRCGGHFGHVFNDGPKPTGLRYCMNGAALVFKPA
- a CDS encoding DnaJ domain-containing protein — protein: MTNRPPFEFDLRVSADKKRKKTGRRGMSGAFETSDKGCDYPGCQEKGAYRAPKSPDLLDEFFWFCKDHIREYNLKWNFFQGTTDEEFQKFLDKDRVWERETKPFSRIGDGNAWARLGVNDPMALLGEKATQNPGRSAFATTATRKLPPTERKAIEILDARDTWTKTEIRKQYKILVKDLHPDMNGGDRSDEERLQEVVWAWDQLKDSRYFRE
- a CDS encoding NADPH-dependent FMN reductase, coding for MASKPKIALIIGSTRQHRFADIPAQWMLAQAQARGDMDVEIVDLRDFNLPMFDEPASDAYMPSSNAAAVAWQKKIAGYDGYIFVVAEYNHSVTGPLKNAVDQAYTAWAKKPMAAIAYGSMGGARALEHLRGIAVELQMVPTRNAVHIGGGDFWKVHPGMGGSGNLADIEGALLPSAKATLDDLAWWAGATMAARSA